A single region of the Mustela lutreola isolate mMusLut2 chromosome 2, mMusLut2.pri, whole genome shotgun sequence genome encodes:
- the CRLF1 gene encoding cytokine receptor-like factor 1 isoform X2 — MPAGRSGPAAQSARRPPLLLPLLLLCVLGAPRAGSGAHMAVISPQDPTLLIGSSLQATCSVHGDPPGATAEGLYWTLNGRRLAPELSRVLNTSTLALALANLNGSRQQSGDNLVCHARDGSILAGSCLYVGLPPEKPFNISCWSKNMKDLTCRWTPGAHGETFLHTNYSLKYKLRWYGQDNTCEEYHTVGPHSCHIPKDLALFTPYEIWVEATNRLGSARSDVLTLDILDVVTTDPPPDVHVSRVGGLEDQLSVRWVSPPALKDFLFQAKYQIRYRVEDSVDWKVVDDVSNQTSCRLAGLKPGTVYFVQVRCNPFGIYGSKKAGIWSEWSHPTAASTPRSERPGPGGGACEPRGGEPSSGPVRRELKQFLGWLKKHAYCSNLSFRLYDQWRAWMQKTHKTRNQDEGILPSGRRGTTRGPAR, encoded by the exons ATGCCCGCCGGCCGCTCGGGCCCCGCCGCCCAATCCGCGCGGcggccgccgctgctgctgcccCTACTGCTACTCTGCGTCCTCGGGGCGCCGAGAGCCGGATCAGGAGCCC ACATGGCTGTCATCAGCCCCCAGGACCCCACGCTCCTCATCGGCTCCTCCCTGCAGGCCACATGCTCAGTGCATGGGGACCCACCAGGCGCCACCGCCGAGGGCCTCTACTGGACCCTCAATGGACGCCGTCTAGCCCCTGAGCTCTCCCGTGTGCTCAACACGTCCACCCTGGCCCTCGCCCTGGCCAACCTCAACGGATCCAGGCAGCAGTCTGGTGACAACCTCGTGTGCCATGCTCGCGACGGCAGCATCCTGGCGGGCTCCTGCCTCTATGTTGGCT tGCCCCCAGAGAAACCCTTCAACATCAGTTGCTGGTCCAAGAACATGAAGGACCTGACATGCCGCTGGACGCCGGGGGCCCACGGGGAAACCTTCCTCCACACCAACTACTCTCTCAAGTACAAGCTGAG GTGGTACGGGCAGGACAACACGTGTGAGGAGTACCACACGGTGGGACCTCATTCCTGTCATATCCCCAAGGACCTGGCTCTCTTTACCCCCTATGAGATCTGGGTAGAGGCCACCAACCGGCTGGGCTCAGCCCGCTCCGATGTGCTCACGCTGGACATCCTGGATGTGg TGACCACGGATCCCCCACCCGATGTGCACGTGAGCCGTGTCGGGGGCCTGGAGGACCAGCTGAGTGTGCGCTGGGTTTCCCCACCGGCCCTCAAGGACTTCCTCTTCCAAGCCAAGTACCAAATCCGCTACCGAGTGGAGGACAGCGTGGATTGGAAG GTGGTGGACGATGTCAGCAACCAGACCTCGTGCCGCCTGGCCGGCCTGAAGCCAGGCACAGTCTACTTCGTGCAGGTGCGTTGCAATCCCTTCGGGATCTACGGCTCCAAGAAGGCAGGGATCTGGAGTGAGTGGAGCCACCCCACGGCCGCCTCCACCCCTCGTAGTG AGCGCCCGGGCCCGGGCGGCGGGGCGTGCGAGCCGAGGGGCGGCGAGCCGAGCTCGGGGCCGGTGCGGCGCGAGCTCAAGCAGTTCCTGGGCTGGCTCAAGAAGCACGCCTACTGCTCGAACCTGAGCTTCCGCCTCTACGACCAGTGGCGAGCCTGGATGCAGAAGACACACAAGACCCGCAACCAG GACGAGGGGATCCTGCCCTCGGGCAGACGGGGCACGACGAGAG gtCCTGCCAGATAA
- the CRLF1 gene encoding cytokine receptor-like factor 1 isoform X3, translating into MPAGRSGPAAQSARRPPLLLPLLLLCVLGAPRAGSGAHMAVISPQDPTLLIGSSLQATCSVHGDPPGATAEGLYWTLNGRRLAPELSRVLNTSTLALALANLNGSRQQSGDNLVCHARDGSILAGSCLYVGLPPEKPFNISCWSKNMKDLTCRWTPGAHGETFLHTNYSLKYKLRWYGQDNTCEEYHTVGPHSCHIPKDLALFTPYEIWVEATNRLGSARSDVLTLDILDVVTTDPPPDVHVSRVGGLEDQLSVRWVSPPALKDFLFQAKYQIRYRVEDSVDWKVVDDVSNQTSCRLAGLKPGTVYFVQVRCNPFGIYGSKKAGIWSEWSHPTAASTPRSERPGPGGGACEPRGGEPSSGPVRRELKQFLGWLKKHAYCSNLSFRLYDQWRAWMQKTHKTRNQDEGILPSGRRGTTRG; encoded by the exons ATGCCCGCCGGCCGCTCGGGCCCCGCCGCCCAATCCGCGCGGcggccgccgctgctgctgcccCTACTGCTACTCTGCGTCCTCGGGGCGCCGAGAGCCGGATCAGGAGCCC ACATGGCTGTCATCAGCCCCCAGGACCCCACGCTCCTCATCGGCTCCTCCCTGCAGGCCACATGCTCAGTGCATGGGGACCCACCAGGCGCCACCGCCGAGGGCCTCTACTGGACCCTCAATGGACGCCGTCTAGCCCCTGAGCTCTCCCGTGTGCTCAACACGTCCACCCTGGCCCTCGCCCTGGCCAACCTCAACGGATCCAGGCAGCAGTCTGGTGACAACCTCGTGTGCCATGCTCGCGACGGCAGCATCCTGGCGGGCTCCTGCCTCTATGTTGGCT tGCCCCCAGAGAAACCCTTCAACATCAGTTGCTGGTCCAAGAACATGAAGGACCTGACATGCCGCTGGACGCCGGGGGCCCACGGGGAAACCTTCCTCCACACCAACTACTCTCTCAAGTACAAGCTGAG GTGGTACGGGCAGGACAACACGTGTGAGGAGTACCACACGGTGGGACCTCATTCCTGTCATATCCCCAAGGACCTGGCTCTCTTTACCCCCTATGAGATCTGGGTAGAGGCCACCAACCGGCTGGGCTCAGCCCGCTCCGATGTGCTCACGCTGGACATCCTGGATGTGg TGACCACGGATCCCCCACCCGATGTGCACGTGAGCCGTGTCGGGGGCCTGGAGGACCAGCTGAGTGTGCGCTGGGTTTCCCCACCGGCCCTCAAGGACTTCCTCTTCCAAGCCAAGTACCAAATCCGCTACCGAGTGGAGGACAGCGTGGATTGGAAG GTGGTGGACGATGTCAGCAACCAGACCTCGTGCCGCCTGGCCGGCCTGAAGCCAGGCACAGTCTACTTCGTGCAGGTGCGTTGCAATCCCTTCGGGATCTACGGCTCCAAGAAGGCAGGGATCTGGAGTGAGTGGAGCCACCCCACGGCCGCCTCCACCCCTCGTAGTG AGCGCCCGGGCCCGGGCGGCGGGGCGTGCGAGCCGAGGGGCGGCGAGCCGAGCTCGGGGCCGGTGCGGCGCGAGCTCAAGCAGTTCCTGGGCTGGCTCAAGAAGCACGCCTACTGCTCGAACCTGAGCTTCCGCCTCTACGACCAGTGGCGAGCCTGGATGCAGAAGACACACAAGACCCGCAACCAG GACGAGGGGATCCTGCCCTCGGGCAGACGGGGCACGACGAGAG GGTAA
- the TMEM59L gene encoding transmembrane protein 59-like — protein MALVSLMPPLLLLLLLQPPPAIPAPPARDPFAPQLGDTQSCQLRCRDRYPGPQLSQAELEEGDPSESPNEYDRAVLISACERGCRLFSICRFVARSSKPNATQTECEAACVEAYVKETEQQACSEGCWSQNPEPEPEPEPEPEQKRKVLEAPSGALSLLDLFSTLCNDLVNSAQGFVSSTWTYYLQTDNGKVVVFQTQPVVESLGHEGARLQRVEVTWRGSHPEALEVHVDPVGPLDKVRKAKIRVKTSSKAKVESDELQDNDFLSCMSRRSGLPRWILACCLFLSVLVMLWLSCSTLVTAPGQHLKFQPLTLEQHKGFMVEPDWPLYPPPSHAFGDSPPPYKLKLDLTKL, from the exons ATGGCTTTGGTCTCACTGatgccgccgctgctgctgctgctgttgctgcagcCTCCACCTGCCATCCCCGCTCCGCCCGCCCGCGACCCCTTCGCCCCGCAGCTCGGGGATACGCAGAGCTGCCAGCTGCGGTGCCGCGACCGATATCCTGGTCCGCAGCTCTCGCAG gcagagctggaggagggggaccCTTCTGAGTCCCCCAATGAGTATGACAGGGCTGTCCTGATCAGTGCTTGTGAGCGCGGCTGCCGCCTCTTCTCCATCTGCCGATTTGTGGCAAGGAGCTCCAAGCCTAACGCCACCCAGACTGAGTGTGAAGCAG CGTGTGTGGAGGCCTATGTGAaggagacagagcagcaggcctGCAGCGAGGGCTGCTGGAGTCAGAACCCGGAGCCGGAGCCTGAACCTGAGCCTGAACCAGAACAGAAG AGAAAGGTCCTGGAAGCTCCAAGTGGAGCTCTTTCGCTCTTGGACTTGTTTTCCACCCTCTGCAATGACCTTGTCAACTCAGCCCAAGGCTTTGTCTCCTCCACCTGGACGTACTACCTGCAGACCGACAACGGGAAGGTGGTGGTGTTCCAG ACCCAGCCTGTGGTAGAGAGCCTGGGGCACGAGGGAGCCCGTCTGCAACGAGTAGAGGTGACCTGGCGGGGATCCCACCCTGAGGCCTTGGAGGTGCACGTGG ACCCCGTAGGCCCCTTGGACAAGGTAAGGAAGGCCAAGATTCGAGTCAAGACCAGCAGTAAGGCCAAGGTGGAATCTGATGAGCTGCAGGACAACGACTTCCTCAGTTGCATGTCCCG GCGCTCGGGGCTCCCTCGCTGGATCCTGGCCTGCTGCCTCTTCCTTTCCGTGCTGGTGATGCTGTGGCTGAGCTGCTCCACACTGGTGACCGCACCTGGCCAGCACCTCAAGTTCCAG CCCCTGACCCTGGAGCAGCACAAGGGCTTCATGGTAGAGCCAGACTGGCCCCTCTATCCTCCCCCGTCGCATGCCTTTGGGGACAGCCCCCCACCCTACAAGCTGAAGCTGGACCTGACCAAGCTGTAG
- the CRLF1 gene encoding cytokine receptor-like factor 1 isoform X1 produces MPAGRSGPAAQSARRPPLLLPLLLLCVLGAPRAGSGAHMAVISPQDPTLLIGSSLQATCSVHGDPPGATAEGLYWTLNGRRLAPELSRVLNTSTLALALANLNGSRQQSGDNLVCHARDGSILAGSCLYVGLPPEKPFNISCWSKNMKDLTCRWTPGAHGETFLHTNYSLKYKLRWYGQDNTCEEYHTVGPHSCHIPKDLALFTPYEIWVEATNRLGSARSDVLTLDILDVVTTDPPPDVHVSRVGGLEDQLSVRWVSPPALKDFLFQAKYQIRYRVEDSVDWKVVDDVSNQTSCRLAGLKPGTVYFVQVRCNPFGIYGSKKAGIWSEWSHPTAASTPRSERPGPGGGACEPRGGEPSSGPVRRELKQFLGWLKKHAYCSNLSFRLYDQWRAWMQKTHKTRNQHRTRGSCPRADGARREVLPDKL; encoded by the exons ATGCCCGCCGGCCGCTCGGGCCCCGCCGCCCAATCCGCGCGGcggccgccgctgctgctgcccCTACTGCTACTCTGCGTCCTCGGGGCGCCGAGAGCCGGATCAGGAGCCC ACATGGCTGTCATCAGCCCCCAGGACCCCACGCTCCTCATCGGCTCCTCCCTGCAGGCCACATGCTCAGTGCATGGGGACCCACCAGGCGCCACCGCCGAGGGCCTCTACTGGACCCTCAATGGACGCCGTCTAGCCCCTGAGCTCTCCCGTGTGCTCAACACGTCCACCCTGGCCCTCGCCCTGGCCAACCTCAACGGATCCAGGCAGCAGTCTGGTGACAACCTCGTGTGCCATGCTCGCGACGGCAGCATCCTGGCGGGCTCCTGCCTCTATGTTGGCT tGCCCCCAGAGAAACCCTTCAACATCAGTTGCTGGTCCAAGAACATGAAGGACCTGACATGCCGCTGGACGCCGGGGGCCCACGGGGAAACCTTCCTCCACACCAACTACTCTCTCAAGTACAAGCTGAG GTGGTACGGGCAGGACAACACGTGTGAGGAGTACCACACGGTGGGACCTCATTCCTGTCATATCCCCAAGGACCTGGCTCTCTTTACCCCCTATGAGATCTGGGTAGAGGCCACCAACCGGCTGGGCTCAGCCCGCTCCGATGTGCTCACGCTGGACATCCTGGATGTGg TGACCACGGATCCCCCACCCGATGTGCACGTGAGCCGTGTCGGGGGCCTGGAGGACCAGCTGAGTGTGCGCTGGGTTTCCCCACCGGCCCTCAAGGACTTCCTCTTCCAAGCCAAGTACCAAATCCGCTACCGAGTGGAGGACAGCGTGGATTGGAAG GTGGTGGACGATGTCAGCAACCAGACCTCGTGCCGCCTGGCCGGCCTGAAGCCAGGCACAGTCTACTTCGTGCAGGTGCGTTGCAATCCCTTCGGGATCTACGGCTCCAAGAAGGCAGGGATCTGGAGTGAGTGGAGCCACCCCACGGCCGCCTCCACCCCTCGTAGTG AGCGCCCGGGCCCGGGCGGCGGGGCGTGCGAGCCGAGGGGCGGCGAGCCGAGCTCGGGGCCGGTGCGGCGCGAGCTCAAGCAGTTCCTGGGCTGGCTCAAGAAGCACGCCTACTGCTCGAACCTGAGCTTCCGCCTCTACGACCAGTGGCGAGCCTGGATGCAGAAGACACACAAGACCCGCAACCAG CACAGGACGAGGGGATCCTGCCCTCGGGCAGACGGGGCACGACGAGAG gtCCTGCCAGATAAGCTCTAG